The Rhipicephalus microplus isolate Deutch F79 unplaced genomic scaffold, USDA_Rmic scaffold_14, whole genome shotgun sequence genome contains a region encoding:
- the LOC119180924 gene encoding uncharacterized protein LOC119180924 — MAVVDSDCKYVLVDVGAEGRQSDGGIFKESSFGCDLSKGRLDIPAVGTLPGTSTCVPYAFVGDEAFQLRKDFMRPYPAKCLNDTMRIFNYRLSRARRCAENAFGITAARWRILLRTINLQPSHVDFVVKAACVLHNFLTLYNPHAHQFLDREDSFGNVVGGRWRHGVQHVPDNSFFAMAPTQARNYDGDAGAARRLFASYFSSTAGQVPCQWNLPGLTKKQPS, encoded by the exons ATGGCTGTGGTGGACAGCGATTGCAAATATGTGCTTGTGGACGTCGGTGCAGAAGGCCGCCAAAGCGATGGGGGAATATTCAAGGAATCATCCTTTGGTTGTGACCTCTCTAAAGGCCGCCTTGACATTCCAGCAGTTGGCACCCTACCAGGCACTTCCACATGTGTGCCTTATGCCTTTGTGGGAGACGAGGCATTCCAGCTTCGTAAGGACTTCATGAGGCCTTACCCCGCAAAATGCCTCAATGACACTATGAGGATTTTCAACTACAGGCTCAGCCGAGCAAG ACGCTGTGCAGAAAATGCCTTCGGCATCACTGCTGCCAGGTGGAGGATACTGCTTCGCACCATAAACCTGCAGCCCAGCCATGTGGACTTCGTGGTGAAGGCCGCCTGTGTCCTCCACAACTTCCTTACTCTGTACAACCCACATGCCCATCAATTCTTGGACAGAGAAGACAGTTTCGGAAACGTTGTTGGAGGGCGCTGGCGGCATGGTGTGCAACATGTGCCAGACAACAGTTTCTTTGCCATGGCTCCAACACAGGCACGAAACTACGATGGTGATGCAGGTGCTGCAAGAAGGTTGTTCGCCAGCTACTTTTCTAGCACGGCTGGCCAGGTTCCTTGCCAGTGGAATCTACCAGGACTGACAAAGAAGCAGCCCTCCTAG
- the LOC142784507 gene encoding uncharacterized protein LOC142784507: MTIFGLENLRNTTVAPDVHGAHGLTSGTCAAQARCFVFSRAVLQLCEEQAMDGAFIDNEVLIAAVQHRLPLWMASHRQHKDKIVKAAMWREVAAAVLPNVNIDDAAELVQKRWKSLRDKFRRLFVANKKAKSGAGLDDGECITITWPYFQLLCFLKDTMQTRA; the protein is encoded by the exons ATGACAATTTTCGGCCTTGAAAATCTTCGAAACACTACTGTCGCACCGGATGTTCACGGCGCTCATGGTCTCACTTCCGGAACATGCGCTGCGCAAGCGCGGTGCTTTGTGTTCAGCCGTGCAGTGCTGCAGTTGTGTGAGGAGCAAGCAATGGACGGTGCCTTCATCGACAACGAGGTTCTCATCGCTGCAGTGCAGCATAGACTACCATTATGGATGGCAAGCCACCGGCAGCACAAGGACAAAATTGTGAAGGCCGCGATGTGGCGGGAGGTAGCTGCAGCCGTGTTACCGAATGTAAATATTGATG ACGCCGCCGAGCTTGTACAGAAGCGCTGGAAGTCGCTACGTGACAAGTTCCGGCGGCTCTTCgtagcaaataaaaaagcaaagagcGGTGCCGGCCTGGACGATGGGGAGTGTATCACCATCACGTGGCCATATTTCCAGCTTTTATGCTTTCTCAAGGATACCATGCAAACAAGGGCGTAA